GTGGTCAGGCGGCCCGCTCCCGAGGCTGGCGAATGTCACATCGCCTCGTTCGACAGCCGCGATGAACTCGCTCATCTCCTCGTGCAGGCTCACCGAGCCCAGGCAGAACTCGTCTGCCTGCGGTGCGGGGGTTCTCGATACGAAGTATGCAATCGCGCCGACCGGCACAATGAGAGCGCAGAGCATCGCGACCAGGCTTGCCAGCACGCTCCACCCGCTCGCTTGGGTCAGTGGGCCGCTGTAGTCACCCATGGCAACGAGGTGTTGAGTGTTGTTCATCATGACCTTTCACAAAATGGGTGGTCGGTCTCGGCTTCCGATGTCGTGACTTCTGGGGCAGACGTATCCGCGTCATCTTCTTCGGAGCGCGTTCGACGAGTCACGATGACGAGAATTACGATCGGGAACAGCAACGCGAACAGAGTTCCGCCGCCGATGAACGCGATCTCATCGCTGGTGAGCTGTCCACCATGGGCGAGGATGGTCTCATTCATGGCAAGCGTTTCCCGATCGGTATCTGTTCCGGAGGCGCGAGGGTGAACCGGCCCGGTTCGACTGGCTGTGTTTCATCCGGGCCGGTCCACACCTCTATTGGGTTCCGTATTCAGGTAGGACGCCCGACGTCAGTTCGTTGATCTCCGAGGTGGACGTCTGCCCCGCGGCATCCTGGAAGAACATCAGTCCGGTAACACGGATCTGAGCGTCGTTGGTCGGCAACAGATTCCGTGATAGCAGCGAACGCGCGTCGAGTTCGACGGTCAAATTGCTCGACCCGCCTGGAGGAATGGGCCCCGACGGTGAGACCGTGGCTACGCCGTCAGTGTCCGGTTTGGCACCGTCCGTGACGGTGACCACGTAATCGGCGAATTGCAGACGGTCTAACCTGACGGGTGAATTGGACTTGTTGTCAACGTTAACCTTCAGTACCAACGTGCCTGTCTTCTCCTGGAAGACCGCGCTTTGTACCTGCGTCTCGAGTTGCCTGGCCAACCCAGAGGGCGTTTGCGGCACCGGCGACAACCGGGCTACCTGGGGCGGGATGTGCGGGCCGTCAAATACCTGTGCGTAGGCGTATCCGCCCAACCCGAGCACCAGCGCGACGATCGCGATCCCGATGCTGACGTTGCGTTCCTTAGGTGTCACCAGGGTGGCACCACCGCCGGCGTTGACTACCGCGGCACGTTGCAACAGTGATTTCCGCAGCCAGAAGGCGGCGTACGCCACGGCGACCAACAGTCCAAGAACATGCCAGATGACGACCCGACCGAGGCCATAGCTAGCTAGGTCGACATTGCGACCGTCAGATAGGGTTTGCGGTTCGGTGAAGGTGCCGGCGTCGTTGATGGTGATGTATTTACCTTCCCCGACGAGCGTTCCGGTGCCCTCCATCGCCATTGCCGGGTGCACGTGCCAGGTACCCGGAATACGCGCCTTCAGGACGATTTTGTACGGATATATCCCGCCCTTGGACACCTTGACGGACTGCGGAGTGAACATCCCCGACATCTCGCGTTCCTCGACCATGAATACCGGACCTGGCGTGTTGACCGTGAGGTATCCGAGATCCGGCGGCGCGATGGTGTGGTCAGGCCACGAATTCATGATGCGCAGGGTGCCCGTGATCGTCAGCTCTTGGCCGACGTCGAGCCGGTCGGTGGAAAACTGAGTGTCGTAGAACGCTACGGTCGAAGTTCGCTCGAACGGTTGTTGGCTCTGCTCGCCGTGCGCGGACGCTAGCGGCGGCGGCGCGAGAACCAATAACAGACCCACCACTCCAGCCAGCGAAAAGAGCTTGGCGCGGCGTGCGCCGTTGCGGGGGGTGTGCTTCTTGCGCAAGTCGAGATAGTCCATGAGCGATTTCGCCATCGTGATCACCTTTGATTCAGTCTGATTTAGTCGGTTTGAAGCTTGAAGAACTTGCCGATCGGCCAGACCGCGAGGTATTTGCCGATGAGGAAGCCGACTACGTAGCCGACCACCGAGAGCATCCCTGCAAACACGGAGACGACGATGGTGATGTTGCTGACGAGGGCCTTGAGGTGACCCTCCTCGATCATTCGCAAGTATTCGGGGGTCTGCGTGCGCGCAATGTGAAACGACATGGTGTCCGCGACCGTCAGCAGCGTGCCGTGGAAATCGACCGGCGCCAAGAACGGTGACAATGCGGGGAAGTTGAAGAACCAGAACAGCACACCCCACGCGAAGCTGCCGATGACAGCGGTGAGCCAATAGCTGCGCGTAACGAGAAGGATGACATCCAGAATGATTGCAGCCAGGATAAAAGTCTCGGGCCAGGTGAAATTTATCGGCAGGTGCGCCCACAGATCAAAACTCGCAGTGCGCGACAACCATTGCGCCGGAAGTAGCGCGACCGCACACAGCGTTGCGCCGGCCGGGAGGCGCAGTCGATCCCATGCGATGTACTGGACAGCCGCGGGGATGATGATGCCCAGCGCCGGGGTCAGCAGCGGCCAGAATTCGCGGTCCTTCCAGTCGGCCCAGAATGACCAGTCCCCGGTGAACAACATCTGATTGAGGTGATAGGCACCCGCGATCAGAAGCAATGCTCCGACCAGGAGAAGAATATCCCAGCGCCGACTTAGCAACGGCTTCGATGTCGGTTGCGCCTCAGGTGGCGTCGCTGTGGACGGCTGTAATGCGGTCATGGTCTGAAGGATCCTTCGACGGTGAGTGAGCCTGGTGAAAATTTCATCGTGTTTCATTTTTCTGCTGGTGGCTTAGCTTGCCGCCGAGCGCGTTTGGGTGGAGGGTCCCCACAGCGGAGAGTCGAACTCATCCCCGCTGCGGGAACCCAGACCCGAAACCGGGTCCGCTTTTAGTGCAGCACTCCGCTTTCTCGCTGCGGTGTCGCCGACTCGGCAGGCGCCGTGGCGGCGTGCGCGGGCTTATCCGACGACGTGGCTGCAGCAGCAAGATCGCGCTCCTGACGGGCCAGTTCGAAGACGCGCGGAAGCGTCTCGAACCAGATCGCGAACGTCGCGGCGAGCAGATAGCCGAAGATCACAAACGGCCAGTGCAACGGCGCGGAGAAGACCTCTTCGGCCTGGAAGAAGCTGTGTCCGAACTCGTTCATCGCCACCTGAAAGAACAGCAGCGCGGAGCCAGCCACGATGAGCGTGAACGACACCGGCAGCGCCTTGCCTCCGTAAATGTGCGGCAAGCGAGTGCGGGCGTACAGGTAGATGCCCGCCGCCATGTAGATCATCAGCGGGAACACGCCGTAGAACAGTACGTCGTGGCTTGGGGTGAAGGCGGTGTCGCGGGTGAGGATTTGGTGCCAAGTGGCGTCCTCTTCGGCGAAATAGCTGCCGCCAGCGAAGACCGTAAAGCAGAACATGGCGACCAGCACCCACAACGTCCACAGGCGGCGACCTTCGTCTTCGCGTGTGAGCTCCTTGGGCAGCCGCTTGGCCGAAACCCAGGTCCAGGCGAAAACTGCGGCCGCGACGGTGGGCAGCAGCAGCATGTTCGCCGCGGCTAGCGTCAACCAGTACCTATTGAAGTCCGGGCCATGCGAATCCAGCCCGGTCGAGAACGCCCATACCTGCTGGTAGATCCGCCAGCCGAGGCAAAGCGCGCCCACCGCGGACAACGCGACGATCAGCGGAACCCAGGAGAATCCGCGCGACACCGGGCCGCGTTGCTCGTAACTCTTGGGAGCGCCGCGATGGCTAACTCGCTGTTCGGTTTGACTTGTACTCATATCGTTCCGAGATCCTTTCGTTCGAGATTGTTAGCTGGCAGTGGATTCGACGCAGGTGGCCACCCCCTCTGCGAGTTGCCTACGTGTTTTTTGATGTCCGACGTTCTAGATCGACAGCGACCGCCATCGGCGGCACTGTCCAGCGCCATGGCGGGATTGGCGCCGCCGGGTTGGGTCGCGTACCACTCTCCGCGATATCAGCCATGTAATCCCTCCGGTTCGCCAGCGCGCCTGCAGTCTGGGTCACAACGGCGCGAGCGATGTGACGTGCATCATTGTCACCTAGCCAGACTGTCCTTAACTGTTCGACTATTGGACACCTCGCGGTGGCGTGGGAGAGCGAAGTTGGAGGCGCCAACGCGCAGATCAAAGCCCCATTGGCTGTCAAGAGGGGATGCCGAGCGCCTTCATGCGCGAGTAGAGCGTGCTTCGGCTGATGCCCAATTCGCGTGCGGCGTGCACCTTGTTGCCGGAGGCGTTGGCCAGCGCGTCGACGATCGCCTGCCGCTCGGCGCGTTCCCGACCGCCGAGATGGGTGATTCGGCCGGTGTCTTGATACCTGGTCGGTAGGTCGCGCAGATCGATTCTGCCGCCTGTCGCGGTCTGCGACGCCGCACGCAAGGCGCTGGCGAGCTCGCTCAGATTGCCCGGCCAATCAGCGGCGCACAGTGCGGCGAGCGCCGCCGGCGTCAGCTCCCACTTGCCCTCAAGCTCCGACAGCATCCGGCGCGAGATGGCCCCCAACTCGAGTCGGCGCCGACGGAGGGGAGGAATGTCGATGCGCCCCGGGCAGCGGGCGACCAGAGCCGCGAAACTGAGCGCCAGGTCGTCTAGCGGGGGACTTGTCAGGACTAATCGGGGCCCGGTGTCCCGGTCAAGGAGCCGCTTCAGTGCGGCGACTATCGATTCGGGTAGCGACTCAACGTGCTCTATCACGATCGCCGGCGCCGAGGAGCCCGCCGCGTCGGTCAACTGCTGCAGCCACTGCGTCTCGCCCAGCTGTACGACGTCCGCGGCATCCAGCCAGGCGGCTGCGTCTCCGGCGATCTCGCGAGCGGCCGTGCTGCGGCCCGAGCCCGGCTCACCACACACCGCCACCGGCCCCTCCACCCCGGCAACCCGGCTGATATCGACGCTTAGGCGTGGTGGCGCGGCATTGACGTGCACCCCACGAGGAACGTGACTCACCTCGGGAAGCAACGGGACAACGACGAAGATGGCGCCCCCTTCGCTACCAATAACGGACTCGGCTTCCACCCGCGCCGCTTCACCGCAGGCCAATTCGATGTCGATCCGCCGCCGCTCACCGGGGCGGAGCTCTGCAGCGATCTCGCGCAACAGCACGTAATCGGTCGAGCTCAACAGGTTCGCGGCGACGTTGTTGTGCAGCAGCATGTCTGTGCCAATAGCGGCCAGTGCCGCATGGGGAGGCGGCATCGTGTCCTGGAACGCGGCAACCAGGCGCTGCTGCGACACTTTCGATCCGTCCAGCAGCCGGCGTTCGATTTCGCGCACAGCACGGTCGACAAACGGGATGAACAGCGGATCAGCCCGCGGATCCTCGACGGTCATATCGAGAACGCCTTCGACCCTGCCCGTCGCCGGATGAATGATCGGCGACCCATAGCAACTCAGCCCGCGCAGCCGTTCGAGGAAGTGCTCAGGACCGTTGACGACGACACCGCGGCGGACCTCCAGCGGCGTCCCCAGCGACGTCGTACCGGCCAGATCTTCGCTGAAGCAGGCACCGGTGACGATTCCCAGGTTCTCGACGCGGCGAGCAAAGGTCGTGCTGTCGACGACGCTGCGCACGATGCGACCGTCGCGATCGGCCAACAACAGGCACAACCCCGCATCGGCAATTTCTTGTCCGAGCTGTTCGAGAACGGGCATCGCCGATCGCAGCAAACGAGAATCCTGATCGAAGTCCGCTGTCAGGTCGACCTGTAGGGCCCTGGTTGGTTCGACGCCGCTCAGCCTGGACCGTCGCCATGACATCACGATATCCGGGCGCATCGGCGGCGGCGTCGCTGCTTCGACGGGCACCTCGCCACCCCCTTCGTGATCTGCGTCACACCCCCCGCCCTGGATATTAGCGCCCAACGCTTCGTTTCGTGGCAAGTGGCGCTGCCCTTGCGACGGCCGACGACAACCGTTCGACCGACGGGGATATGTCCGCACGTCTGAGGCGGTGACGTAGTTTGCGCGCCGACGGTCTCGACCTGCGCTGTGCCCGCTGATACTGACTCACCGGGCGGGCTTCGCCCCGGACGCACTGGCGCTTTGGGTCAGGTCCCGATGGCACCGGAAGAGCGAGAAGCGCACGCAACGCATGCTGCGTGCGACGAGGCAGGTGCAATGACCTCCGGTCGCGCACGTGCTGTTGAGGGCCGTCGTTCATCAGTGCCGACTTCCATGACGGTGAGCGATTGTCCGTTTGCGGCGTAGCCTAATGGCGGCTAGCGGTCACCGGACCTGCCCAACTGGGTGGCTCACACACTGGCCAGTCGCACGGTCTTGGTATCCCGGTTGACTAGGGTCCGGCAGATTCCCTTTCCGCGCTCGTCCTAGTTCATTACGTTGACCTTCGCCGCATCCGACTTCTCGCGCCTGCACTAGGCGCCGAGAGGCGGCGGCAAGTCTCACGTGAGCGCGTGCAACACGACACGCAGATAGGACCGGTGCGCCATGCAGGTAGAAGAACTCCTCAAACCATTCCCTATCAAGGAATTCCATCCGTTTCCCAGAGCCCTGATGGGGCCCGGTGCCCACGAGCTGATCGGCCCAGAGGCAATCAAACTCGGCTTCAAGAAGACTCTGGTCATGACAAGTGGCCTGCGCGGATCAGACATCGTGCACAAGATCGTCGAGTCGCTGAAATACCACGGACTGGAAGTCGTCCTCTACGACAAGGTCGAGTCCAATCCCAAGGACTACAACGTGATGGACTCGGTGGCGCTGTACCAAACTAATGGGTGCGACAGCTTCGTGTCGATCGGCGGCGGTTCGTCGCATGATGCGTGCAAGGGGGCTCGAATCTCGGTCGCCCACGACGGCCGCAACGTCAACGAGTTCGAGGGTTTCAACAAGTCGGAAAACCCGAAGAACCCGCCCCACATCGCGGTGTCCACCACGGCTGGCACCGGCTCGGAGACTTCGTGGGCTTACGTCATTACCGACACCACCACGGATCCCAGCAAGCCACACAAATATGTGGCCTTCGACGACGCCTCGGTGGCGACGCTGGCAATCGATGACCCCGTGCTCTACTTCGATTGCCCGGTCGACTACACCGCCCAGTGTGGCTTCGACGTGCTGGCGCACGCTTCCGAGCCCTATGTATCGCGACTGAATTTCGCGCCCTCGTTGGGCAACGCGCTCTATGCGATCAAATTGACCGCACAAAACCTGCGGCAGGCGACGTGGAACCCACAAGACCTCGCCGGCCGCGAGGGCATGATGTATGCCCAGTACATCGCCGCTCAAGCGTTCAACTCGGGCGGGCTTGGCATCATCCACTCCATTTCGCACGCCGTGAGCGCGTTCTACGACACCCACCACGGGCTGAACAACGCGATCGCCCTCCCACGGGTGTGGGCTTTCAACATGCCGGTGATGTACAAGCGATTTGCCGACATCGCCGAGGCGATGGGTGTTGACACCGCCGGGCTGACCGACGTTCAAGCCGCCGACCAGGCGCTCGCCGCCAGCATTAGACTGCTGAGGGACGTGGGGATCCCCGAGAAGTTCACCGACGTCACTCAGGGCAGCTACAGCAAGAACAGGCTGGGGCAAGGCCCCACTGCGTTCTACGAGGCAAGGCCGACGATCAACGGTGACAAAGAAGACGTCGATAACATCACCAACCACGTCCTCGGCGACGCGTGCACCCCGGGCAACCCGAAGGAGTGCACATTTGAGACGGTGCGGCCCGTGGTCGATCACTGCCTCAACGGTGACCTCGACGACCTTCTCACCTGAGGGACGGGGGCCGGGCAGCGACCGACCCTACCTCTGCCCGGCCTCTCCCCTCATCCAAAGGACAAGCACGTGACCCTGCCTGCGACACCACCGTTCGACAGCGTCGACGACGTCGTCGCTCGTCTCACCGAACTCGGATACATCGCCGATCGACGACTGGCGACGACCGTTTACCTAGTCACCAGGATGAACAAGCCCGTCCTGCTAGAAGGGCCGGCTGGGGTCGGCAAAACGGAGTTGGCCAAATCATTGGCGGCGGCCACCGGCCGCCGGCTCTTGCGGTTACAGTGTTACGAGGGCCAAGACGAGACAAAGGCCCTTTACGAATGGGACTACGGCAAACAGCTGCTGTACACCCAGATCCTGCGCGAGAAAATCGGCCAAATTATAGCCGACGCAACGGATTTGAACGAGGCAGTTGAACGAATCGGAGCCCAGGAGAGCGTCTTCTTCTCCGAGCACTTTCTCGCTCCGCGCCCGTTGTTGGAAGCGATTCGTGCCCGTGATCCTGTCGTGCTGCTCATCGACGAGGTTGATCGCGCCGATGAGGCACTGGAGGCCGTCCTGCTCGAGATGTTGGGTGAATTTCAGGTCTCAGTTCCGGAGCTGGGAACATTCACCGCGGACATCCCGCCCTACGTTGTGTTGACGTCCAACAACACTCGCGATCTCGCGGCGGCGCTCAAGCGGCGTTGCCTGCACCTGTTTCTGGACTACCCGAGCGCGGAGCGCGAGCTGGAGATCGTCCGTTCGAAGGACACCGGGCTATCGGATGTTCTTGCTGCCCAACTAGTCGAAATTGTCCGCCAGCTACGAGAGCTCGAATTGCGGAAGGCTCCCAGTATCTCGGAGACAATTGACTGGGCTCGCACCCTCGCCGTGCTCGGGGTTCAAGAACTCACTGCAGCGGTACTCGCCGAAACCGTGTCCGTGGTTGTCAAATACGACAAAGACGTGCGGAAAGCCCTTGAAATCATTCCCCGGTTGGTGGATCCCAACGCGACCGTGCCGGATCAGGCGCACGATCACACTCATCACCACCATCACCACCACCGCCCAGACCACGACCATGAACCCGGCGACGTCGACGGCGCCGTGGTGAGAGCCGGCAAGGACCTGCCGAACCGCTTTGACAACGGCTATTACGGGACACCGCCGAAGACGAGCACATCCCTGGCCCAGCCCCGCCCACAGATCAGTCGGGAACAAGGCAGTCGCTCGTTCGCCCGACGTCGCGCCTTGTGAGGATGGCTCGTGCAAGCAGCGATTCACCGATTTGTGCGGCTGTTGCGACTAGCGGGCGTCCGCGTGTCGGTGTCGGAAGCCTTAGACGCGCTGCAGGCAGCCAGTCAACCGGGAGTACTCGCCGACAAAGCCACACTGCGACACGCACTTTCGGTCGCGTTGGTGAAGGATCGGCGCGACCTCACCGCTTTCGATGAGGTATTTGACGCGTTCTTCTCCC
This window of the Mycolicibacterium chubuense NBB4 genome carries:
- a CDS encoding methane monooxygenase/ammonia monooxygenase subunit C, encoding MSRGFSWVPLIVALSAVGALCLGWRIYQQVWAFSTGLDSHGPDFNRYWLTLAAANMLLLPTVAAAVFAWTWVSAKRLPKELTREDEGRRLWTLWVLVAMFCFTVFAGGSYFAEEDATWHQILTRDTAFTPSHDVLFYGVFPLMIYMAAGIYLYARTRLPHIYGGKALPVSFTLIVAGSALLFFQVAMNEFGHSFFQAEEVFSAPLHWPFVIFGYLLAATFAIWFETLPRVFELARQERDLAAAATSSDKPAHAATAPAESATPQRESGVLH
- a CDS encoding methane monooxygenase/ammonia monooxygenase subunit B, which produces MAKSLMDYLDLRKKHTPRNGARRAKLFSLAGVVGLLLVLAPPPLASAHGEQSQQPFERTSTVAFYDTQFSTDRLDVGQELTITGTLRIMNSWPDHTIAPPDLGYLTVNTPGPVFMVEEREMSGMFTPQSVKVSKGGIYPYKIVLKARIPGTWHVHPAMAMEGTGTLVGEGKYITINDAGTFTEPQTLSDGRNVDLASYGLGRVVIWHVLGLLVAVAYAAFWLRKSLLQRAAVVNAGGGATLVTPKERNVSIGIAIVALVLGLGGYAYAQVFDGPHIPPQVARLSPVPQTPSGLARQLETQVQSAVFQEKTGTLVLKVNVDNKSNSPVRLDRLQFADYVVTVTDGAKPDTDGVATVSPSGPIPPGGSSNLTVELDARSLLSRNLLPTNDAQIRVTGLMFFQDAAGQTSTSEINELTSGVLPEYGTQ
- a CDS encoding sigma-54-dependent Fis family transcriptional regulator — protein: MPVEAATPPPMRPDIVMSWRRSRLSGVEPTRALQVDLTADFDQDSRLLRSAMPVLEQLGQEIADAGLCLLLADRDGRIVRSVVDSTTFARRVENLGIVTGACFSEDLAGTTSLGTPLEVRRGVVVNGPEHFLERLRGLSCYGSPIIHPATGRVEGVLDMTVEDPRADPLFIPFVDRAVREIERRLLDGSKVSQQRLVAAFQDTMPPPHAALAAIGTDMLLHNNVAANLLSSTDYVLLREIAAELRPGERRRIDIELACGEAARVEAESVIGSEGGAIFVVVPLLPEVSHVPRGVHVNAAPPRLSVDISRVAGVEGPVAVCGEPGSGRSTAAREIAGDAAAWLDAADVVQLGETQWLQQLTDAAGSSAPAIVIEHVESLPESIVAALKRLLDRDTGPRLVLTSPPLDDLALSFAALVARCPGRIDIPPLRRRRLELGAISRRMLSELEGKWELTPAALAALCAADWPGNLSELASALRAASQTATGGRIDLRDLPTRYQDTGRITHLGGRERAERQAIVDALANASGNKVHAARELGISRSTLYSRMKALGIPS
- a CDS encoding methane monooxygenase/ammonia monooxygenase subunit A, producing MTALQPSTATPPEAQPTSKPLLSRRWDILLLVGALLLIAGAYHLNQMLFTGDWSFWADWKDREFWPLLTPALGIIIPAAVQYIAWDRLRLPAGATLCAVALLPAQWLSRTASFDLWAHLPINFTWPETFILAAIILDVILLVTRSYWLTAVIGSFAWGVLFWFFNFPALSPFLAPVDFHGTLLTVADTMSFHIARTQTPEYLRMIEEGHLKALVSNITIVVSVFAGMLSVVGYVVGFLIGKYLAVWPIGKFFKLQTD
- a CDS encoding AAA family ATPase, with translation MTLPATPPFDSVDDVVARLTELGYIADRRLATTVYLVTRMNKPVLLEGPAGVGKTELAKSLAAATGRRLLRLQCYEGQDETKALYEWDYGKQLLYTQILREKIGQIIADATDLNEAVERIGAQESVFFSEHFLAPRPLLEAIRARDPVVLLIDEVDRADEALEAVLLEMLGEFQVSVPELGTFTADIPPYVVLTSNNTRDLAAALKRRCLHLFLDYPSAERELEIVRSKDTGLSDVLAAQLVEIVRQLRELELRKAPSISETIDWARTLAVLGVQELTAAVLAETVSVVVKYDKDVRKALEIIPRLVDPNATVPDQAHDHTHHHHHHHRPDHDHEPGDVDGAVVRAGKDLPNRFDNGYYGTPPKTSTSLAQPRPQISREQGSRSFARRRAL
- the mdo gene encoding NDMA-dependent methanol dehydrogenase (This methanol dehydrogenase is considered a nicotinoprotein, since its NADP cofactor remains is not dissociable, but instead remains permanently bound. A member of this family has been shown to act as a formaldehyde dismutase, able to convert two molecules of formaldehyde (plus one water molecule) into one of methanol and one of formate, with no net change in its redox state. More recently, it was shown in Mycobacterium smegmatis that this enzyme is critical to ethanol utilization, for which the biosynthesis of the cofactor-like electron carrier mycofactocin is also required.), with the protein product MQVEELLKPFPIKEFHPFPRALMGPGAHELIGPEAIKLGFKKTLVMTSGLRGSDIVHKIVESLKYHGLEVVLYDKVESNPKDYNVMDSVALYQTNGCDSFVSIGGGSSHDACKGARISVAHDGRNVNEFEGFNKSENPKNPPHIAVSTTAGTGSETSWAYVITDTTTDPSKPHKYVAFDDASVATLAIDDPVLYFDCPVDYTAQCGFDVLAHASEPYVSRLNFAPSLGNALYAIKLTAQNLRQATWNPQDLAGREGMMYAQYIAAQAFNSGGLGIIHSISHAVSAFYDTHHGLNNAIALPRVWAFNMPVMYKRFADIAEAMGVDTAGLTDVQAADQALAASIRLLRDVGIPEKFTDVTQGSYSKNRLGQGPTAFYEARPTINGDKEDVDNITNHVLGDACTPGNPKECTFETVRPVVDHCLNGDLDDLLT